The Acomys russatus chromosome 1, mAcoRus1.1, whole genome shotgun sequence genome has a window encoding:
- the Serpina9 gene encoding serpin A9, producing the protein MGPSVYRALLLVGFCAPIFCKLASNPFIRESFHPPTTKNNPVSQVSPSNTRFAFFLYQRLAQDSPGQNVIFSPVSISTSLAMLSLGARSATKTQILRSLGFNHTHALEPTIHLGFEQLVRSLNARHRDRDLRMGSVLFIRKELQLQASFLDKVKRLYGTKVFSEDFSNTVSAQARINRYVEKETKGKVVDVIQDLDSQAAMVLVNHIFFKANWTQPFSAANTNRSFPFLLSKGSTVRVPMMHQTELFAFGVDRELGCTVLQMDYKGDAMAFFVLPDKGKMWQLEKSLSARRLRKWRRTLQKRWIKVFIPKFSISASYNLETILPQMGIRDAFTANADFSGITKTHFLQVSKVAHKAVLDVSEEGTEAAAATTTNLVVRSRDTPSSVLSFDKPFLILLLEKSTESILFLGKVENPRKM; encoded by the exons atgGGCCCTTCCGTTTACCGAGCTCTCCTATTGGTTGGCTTCTGTGCTCCAATTTTCTGCAAGTTGGCATCCAATCCTTTCATCAGAGAGTCCTTCCACCCTCCCACTACGAAGAACAACCCAGTCTCCCAGGTGTCTCCCAGCAACACCAGGTTCGCCTTCTTCCTGTACCAGAGGCTAGCTCAGGATAGCCCAGGTCAGAATGTCATTTTTTCTCCTGTAAGTATCTCTACTTCCCTAGCCATGCTGTCTCTGGGGGCCCGCTCGGCCACCAAGACGCAAATCCTCCGGAGCCTTGGCTTCAACCACACACACGCGCTGGAGCCTACCATCCACCTGGGCTTCGAGCAACTGGTCCGCTCGCTGAACGCGCGCCATAGAGATCGGGACTTGCGCATGGGCAGTGTCCTCTTCATCAGGAAGGAGCTGCAGCTGCAGGCTAGTTTTCTGGACAAGGTCAAGAGGCTTTATGGAACAAAGGTCTTTTCTGAAGACTTCTCAAACACTGTCAGCGCTCAGGCCCGGATCAACCGTTATGTGGAGAAGGAAACCAAGGGCAAGGTGGTAGACGTAATCCAAGACCTTGACTCTCAGGCAGCCATGGTCCTGGTGAACCACATCTTCTTTAAAG CCAACTGGACACAGCCCTTTAGTGCTGCAAACACAAACAGGAGCTTCCCATTCCTTCTGAGCAAGGGCAGCACTGTGCGTGTCCCCATGATGCACCAGACGGAGTTGTTTGCTTTTGGTGTGGACAGAGAGCTTGGCTGCACTGTGCTGCAGATGGACTACAAGGGCGACGCCATGGCTTTCTTTGTCCTCCCGGACAAGGGCAAGATGTGGCAGCTGGAGAAAAGCCTGTCagccaggaggctgagaaagTGGAGGCGTACACTCCAGAAAAG GTGGATCAAGGTGTTCATCCCCAAGTTTTCCATTTCTGCTTCCTACAACCTGGAAACCATCCTCCCCCAAATGGGGATCCGAGATGCCTTTACCGCAAATGCTGACTTTTCCGGAATTACAAAGACACATTTCCTGCAGGTTTCTAAA GTTGCTCACAAAGCTGTGCTGGATGTCAGTGAGGAAGGAACAGAAGCCgcagcagccaccaccaccaaccttGTAGTCCGCTCAAGGGACAccccttcttctgtcctctccttcgACAAGCCCTTCCTGATTCTACTTCTAGAAAAAAGTACAGAGTCTATTCTCTTTCTAGGGAAAGTTGAAAATCCCAGGAAGATGTAA